The window GGATCAGCTTCCGACCCACCAGATCGTGACCCGGGGGCTCTCTCATATCCTGGAGCGGCGGCGGGTCTTTCCCTACCTCAGCGTGGAGAAGAACCTCCATCTAGGCGCCTACCAGGAGCGGGCGCGCCCGGGCCGCGCGGAGAGCCTCGCCTGGGTCTATGACCTCTTCCCGCGCCTGCGGGAGCGGCGCCTCCAGTTGGCGCACAGCCTGAGCGGGGGGGAGCAGCAGATGCTGGCGATCGGCCGGGGACTCATGTCCCGCCCGAAGTTCCTGATGATTGACGAGCCCTTCCTCGGCCTGGGCCCCATGGTGGTGGCCGAGATCGTGGAGATCATCCGGAAGATCAATGCGGCCGGGGTGACGGTCCTCTTCATCGAGCAGAATGTCCAGCTCGCCCTGGGGATCTCCGATCGCGGGTTCGTCCTCGAGAGCGGGCGGATGGCCCTCGCGGGGCCGGCCGCGGAGCTGCTGGAATCGGAGCTGATCCGCAAAGTCTACTTGGGGATCTGAGCGGGCGGTGGGCCGGCGGCCGGTCGCCGCGCAGGGAGGCGTGGGGGACGATGCGCATTGACCTGAACAGCGACATGGGCGAGTCCTTTGGCCGCTACACGCTGGGCGAGGACGCCGAGATCATGCGGCACGTCACCTCGATCAACGTGGCCTGTGGCTGGCACGCCGGCGACCCCGCGGTCATGCGGAACACGGTGGCGGCGGCGAAGGCGGCCGGCGTCCGGGTGGGGGCCCACCCCTCCTACCCGGATCGCCTGGGCTTCGGCCGCCGGGAGATGGCCCTCACCCGCCAGGAGGCCCGCGACTACACGCTCTATCAGCTCGGCGCCTTGCACGCCTTCGCCACCGCCCAGGGGATGGCGCTCCAGCACGTGAAGGCGCACGGCGCCCTCTACAACGTCGCCGTGCGGGACCGGGAGATCGCCCTGGGGATCGCGGAGGCGATGGCCGAGTTCGACCGTCGCCTCATCATGGTGGGCCTGCCGGACTCCGAGCTGCTGCGGGCGGCCGCGGCGGTCGGCTTGCGGGTCGCTCGGGAGGCCTTCGCCGACCGGGCCTACAACGAGGACGGGACCCTTGTCTCCCGCAAGGTGCCGGGTGCCGTCATCCACGACGCCGAGGCCGTGGTCGCGCGGGTCCTCGCCATGGTCCAGGGGAGGGTGACCGCTGTCACGGGGAAGGTCATCCCGATCACCGTTGAGACCATCTGCCTGCACGGGGATACCCCGGGGGCGGCGGTGCTCGCCCGGAGTGTCCGGCAGGCCCTGGAGGCGGCTTCAGTCCAGGTTGTCCCCCTGGAGAATCTGGTTGCCTAGGTTCCTGCCGGCCGGCGACGCCGCCCTCACGGTCGAGTTCGGGAACCGGATCGCCCTCCCCCTGAACCGGAAGGTCCGGGCTCTTGCTCTCGCCATGGAGAAAGCGGCCCTCCCGGGCGTCATTGAAGTCGTCCCAACCTACCGCTCCCTGACCATCTACTACGACCCTCTCTCCTTCTCCCTGACCGACCTCCGCCTCAAGGTAGAGGACTTGCTCGAGCGGCTGGAAGAGATCCCCCTCCCGGCCTCCCGCCTCGTGACGATCCCGACGGTCTACGGGGGGGAGTACGGCCCGGACCTCGCCTTCGTGGCGCAGCACTGCGGCCTCACCGAGGAAGCCGTGATCCGCCTCCACACGCGCCCGACCTACCATGTCTACATGCTGGGGTTCACGGCCGGCTACGCCTACCTGGGGGGAATGCCGAAGCGCCTGACCACCCCCCGCCTCCCGTCCCCGCGCCTGCGTGTCCCGGCAGGCTCCGTGGGGATCGGCGGGAACCAGACCGGCGTGTACCCGGTCGAGAGCCCGGGGGGCTGGCGCCTCATCGGCCGCACCCCGCTCACCCTCTTCGACCCGAGCTGGGAGGTGCCGGTCCTCATCCAGCCCGGCGACCAGGTGAAGTTCGTGCGCATCGCCCCCGACGAGTTCGAGGCGCGCCGCGAGCGTGCTCGGCGCGGAGAGTCCGATGGGTGAGGTTTTTCGGGTGATTGATCCCGGCATCCTGACCACGGTCCAGGACCTGGGCCGGCCGGGCTACCAGAAGTTCGGGATCCCGGTCTCGGGCGCCCTCGACCCCGG is drawn from Candidatus Methylomirabilis sp. and contains these coding sequences:
- a CDS encoding ABC transporter ATP-binding protein — its product is MLAVHDLEVFYGDFQVLWGVSLEVREGEIACLLGPNGAGKSTIINAVSGLVRPAAGRIEFCGERVDQLPTHQIVTRGLSHILERRRVFPYLSVEKNLHLGAYQERARPGRAESLAWVYDLFPRLRERRLQLAHSLSGGEQQMLAIGRGLMSRPKFLMIDEPFLGLGPMVVAEIVEIIRKINAAGVTVLFIEQNVQLALGISDRGFVLESGRMALAGPAAELLESELIRKVYLGI
- a CDS encoding 5-oxoprolinase subunit PxpA, producing the protein MRIDLNSDMGESFGRYTLGEDAEIMRHVTSINVACGWHAGDPAVMRNTVAAAKAAGVRVGAHPSYPDRLGFGRREMALTRQEARDYTLYQLGALHAFATAQGMALQHVKAHGALYNVAVRDREIALGIAEAMAEFDRRLIMVGLPDSELLRAAAAVGLRVAREAFADRAYNEDGTLVSRKVPGAVIHDAEAVVARVLAMVQGRVTAVTGKVIPITVETICLHGDTPGAAVLARSVRQALEAASVQVVPLENLVA
- the pxpB gene encoding 5-oxoprolinase subunit PxpB, producing the protein MPRFLPAGDAALTVEFGNRIALPLNRKVRALALAMEKAALPGVIEVVPTYRSLTIYYDPLSFSLTDLRLKVEDLLERLEEIPLPASRLVTIPTVYGGEYGPDLAFVAQHCGLTEEAVIRLHTRPTYHVYMLGFTAGYAYLGGMPKRLTTPRLPSPRLRVPAGSVGIGGNQTGVYPVESPGGWRLIGRTPLTLFDPSWEVPVLIQPGDQVKFVRIAPDEFEARRERARRGESDG